The following coding sequences are from one Hydrogenothermus marinus window:
- the rplK gene encoding 50S ribosomal protein L11: MAKKEVGKIELMIPAQQASPSPPVGPALGQHGVNIMEFVKAFNAATAELKPGTIVPVVITVYNDRSFTFILKTPPASYLLKEAAKIKKGAGDPKREKVGKVTKQQIREIAELKLKDMNTEDIEAAMKSIAGTARSMGIEVEGMEA, from the coding sequence ATGGCAAAGAAAGAAGTAGGAAAAATTGAGCTGATGATACCAGCTCAACAAGCATCACCATCACCACCAGTTGGACCAGCACTTGGTCAACATGGTGTAAATATTATGGAATTTGTAAAAGCTTTTAATGCAGCTACTGCTGAATTAAAGCCAGGTACAATTGTTCCAGTTGTTATCACTGTTTATAATGACAGATCTTTCACATTTATTCTAAAAACACCACCAGCATCATATCTTTTAAAAGAAGCTGCAAAAATAAAGAAAGGTGCAGGAGATCCTAAAAGAGAAAAAGTAGGTAAAGTTACAAAACAACAGATAAGAGAGATAGCAGAACTTAAATTAAAAGATATGAATACAGAAGATATTGAAGCAGCTATGAAATCTATTGCAGGTACAGCTCGTTCTATGGGAATAGAAGTTGAAGGTATGGAGGCATAA
- the nusG gene encoding transcription termination/antitermination protein NusG — translation MTEEKKEEKKVENNIEDNKEEQKEEKKWYALYTQSNLEVRAKENLLKQLELNNMKHLVDEVVVPAEEKVVIKALGKEKYKLSLKGGNRELEVAGKKGITKFLVEDGKVRVLESVEGDEACVQHSPISKPGQKIQCKENKTEARIILENKIFPGYLLIKAELNDDLIDLIKKTPYIIGFVSAGGMPVPLDEKEVKRVLGQIQKGAPKVKKLLYSVGDKVRVIEGPFMNFTGVVDKVIPDKEKLIVSISIFGRSTPVELEFSQVEKI, via the coding sequence ATGACAGAAGAGAAAAAAGAAGAAAAAAAAGTAGAAAACAATATAGAAGATAACAAAGAAGAACAAAAAGAAGAAAAGAAATGGTATGCATTATATACTCAATCTAATTTAGAAGTAAGGGCTAAAGAAAACTTATTAAAACAGCTTGAATTAAATAATATGAAGCATCTTGTTGACGAAGTTGTTGTTCCTGCTGAAGAAAAAGTAGTAATAAAAGCTTTAGGAAAAGAAAAATATAAATTATCTTTAAAAGGTGGAAATAGAGAATTAGAAGTAGCAGGGAAAAAAGGAATAACAAAATTTTTAGTAGAAGATGGAAAGGTTAGGGTTTTAGAAAGTGTAGAAGGTGATGAAGCTTGTGTACAGCACAGTCCTATATCTAAGCCTGGCCAAAAAATACAATGTAAAGAAAATAAAACAGAAGCTAGAATTATTTTAGAAAATAAAATTTTCCCTGGTTATCTTTTGATAAAAGCAGAACTTAATGATGATTTAATAGATTTAATAAAGAAAACACCTTATATTATAGGTTTTGTAAGTGCAGGAGGAATGCCTGTTCCTCTTGATGAAAAAGAAGTAAAAAGAGTGTTAGGTCAAATACAAAAAGGCGCTCCTAAAGTTAAAAAACTTTTATATTCTGTTGGAGATAAAGTAAGAGTAATAGAAGGACCATTTATGAATTTTACAGGTGTTGTAGATAAAGTAATACCAGATAAAGAAAAATTAATAGTTTCAATATCAATATTTGGACGTTCCACACCGGTTGAACTTGAGTTCTCCCAGGTGGAAAAGATTTAG
- the rplA gene encoding 50S ribosomal protein L1 encodes MAKRGKKYLNALKVIDKEKTYSLEEAIKKVKEIADITKRNFDQTVEFVFRLGVDPKYADQMVRGSVVLPHGLGKEQKVLVITQGEKVKEAEEAGADYVGGEDLINKILNENWIDFDVVIATPDMMPKVAKLGRILGPRGLMPNPKVGTVTTDVKKAVSEAKKGRVEFKVDKNGNLHIPIGKVSFDNEKLYENALAVYDAVLKAKPSGLKGQYVRNAVVKATMDPSVKVDVLNLQKEFEAKAA; translated from the coding sequence ATGGCAAAAAGAGGAAAAAAATACTTAAATGCTTTAAAAGTTATTGATAAAGAAAAAACTTATTCTTTAGAAGAAGCTATTAAAAAGGTAAAAGAAATTGCAGATATAACAAAAAGAAATTTTGATCAAACTGTAGAATTTGTTTTTAGATTAGGTGTTGATCCTAAATATGCAGATCAGATGGTTAGAGGTTCTGTTGTCCTTCCACATGGACTTGGTAAAGAACAAAAAGTATTAGTAATTACTCAAGGTGAAAAAGTAAAAGAAGCTGAAGAAGCTGGAGCAGATTATGTTGGTGGAGAAGATTTAATAAATAAAATATTAAATGAAAACTGGATAGATTTTGATGTTGTTATAGCTACTCCTGATATGATGCCTAAGGTTGCTAAACTTGGTAGAATACTTGGTCCAAGAGGATTAATGCCAAATCCAAAAGTTGGTACAGTAACAACAGATGTTAAGAAAGCAGTATCAGAAGCTAAAAAAGGTAGAGTAGAATTTAAAGTTGATAAAAATGGAAATCTTCATATTCCGATAGGTAAAGTTTCATTTGATAATGAAAAACTTTATGAAAATGCTCTTGCTGTTTATGATGCAGTTTTAAAAGCTAAACCTTCTGGATTAAAAGGACAGTATGTAAGAAATGCAGTAGTTAAAGCTACAATGGATCCTTCTGTTAAAGTAGATGTATTAAATCTACAGAAGGAATTTGAAGCTAAAGCTGCTTAA
- the rpmG gene encoding 50S ribosomal protein L33, which yields MAREIITLVCTECKRKNYTTTKNKRKHPDRLELRKYCRFCRKHTIHREAK from the coding sequence ATGGCTAGAGAAATAATAACTTTAGTTTGTACAGAATGTAAAAGAAAAAACTATACAACAACTAAAAATAAAAGAAAGCATCCAGATAGATTAGAGCTTAGAAAGTATTGTAGATTTTGTAGAAAGCATACAATCCATAGAGAAGCTAAATAA
- the secE gene encoding preprotein translocase subunit SecE yields MGINEIIKFLKEVKEELKKVTWPSQELVKNATIAVIIFTLIVSIYLWIWDIVFSRVIDFLFR; encoded by the coding sequence ATGGGTATAAATGAAATAATAAAATTTTTAAAAGAAGTTAAAGAAGAATTAAAAAAAGTTACTTGGCCTTCACAGGAACTTGTAAAGAATGCAACTATAGCTGTTATTATCTTTACATTGATAGTTTCTATATATTTATGGATATGGGATATAGTTTTTAGTAGAGTAATAGATTTCCTTTTTAGATGA
- a CDS encoding EF-Tu C-terminal domain-related protein: protein VPVAIEEQMRFAIREGGRTVGAGVVTEIIE, encoded by the coding sequence GGTGCCAGTAGCAATAGAAGAGCAAATGAGATTTGCTATTAGAGAAGGTGGAAGAACTGTTGGTGCTGGTGTTGTTACTGAAATTATTGAGTAA